The nucleotide window CCGTCACCACAACACTTTCTTTTACAGCTGGAAGTAATAACTTCGAGTTAGCCATTGCTGTTGCTGTTGGTGTATTTGGGATTCATTCTGGTGCAGCCTTTGCAGCGGTAATAGGACCACTTGTAGAGGTGCCAGTAATGATTGGATTGGTTAATGTAGCATTTTGGTTAAGACGAAAATACTTCAAAGAAAATGCAGCTTAATAATAAAGGTGGAACTTCAAAATGGAAAACAAAAAGAAAATTTACTTCTTGTGTACAGGGAACTCTTGCCGTAGCCAAATAGCGGAAGGATGGGCAAAACAATATTTAGGTGATAAATGGGAAGTAAGAAGCGCAGGTATTGAAACACATGGTTTGAATCCCAATGCGGTAAAAGCGATGAAAGAAGCTGGAATTGATATTTCAAACCATACATTCTGATCTTATCGAACCTGAATATTTAAACAGCTCTGATTTAGTGGTAACATTATGCGGGGACGCAGATGACAAATGCCCGGTTACACCGCCAAGTGTAAAACGAGTACATTGGGGATTCGATGATCCTGCAAAAGCTCAAGGAACAGACGAAGAAAAATGGGCATTTTTCCAACGTGTTCGTGATGATATCGGAAATCGTATTAAGCATTTTGCAAAAACTGGAGTGTAATTATTAATGAATAGCCGGGAGTATCTCCTGGCTATAAATTTCAATTATAGAAGGAAATTGAACCTGATAATCACTGACACAGCTCGTGATGAGTTCAAAAAAATGTTCGAAAAAGAAAATGCTAAGAACATTCGAATCTTCTTTGATGGCTTTGGCTGAGGACAGCCAAGAATTGGACTGGCTCTGGATGAGCCGGAAGCAGATGATATAGTTGACACCATCAACGGCATATTAGTAGCAATCGATCCAAAAATTATAGCAAATACCGAAGATTTGATTTTTGACCGCAGTGGCAAGGGATCAGGAATTTCGATGATCGGGAATACAGGAAGATGTTGTTAAAAAAGACCATACTGGTCTTTTTTCATTTATTCAATTTATCTCTTAGCTCATGGTATGCTTCTTTAAATCGTTGATAGGTTTGTGAACCGTATTCCTCGTTGTTCTGATGAAAAAATAGCTCCATCGTAATCTCTTTTGCTTGCTCAATCGTACAATTTCGCGAAATTTTTATGAGGTTTAAATAGGATAAAAAATATTCCTTCTTCAATACACCTGCATGATTAACGGTCATAAACTCACCTCCATACTAAAGGTCTCAAACAAACATGAGACCCTTAATGATATAATTATTTCATTAACAGCAGCTAGCTGTATTCTTGTCTTGAGCATCCGTAGAACAACACTCCACCTTATCTGTCTTCGGTTCTGTCCAGCAACAAGCAGAATCATTTGAATTGATCTCTTCCATATTTGCCTTTGTGTAAAAGAACTCCCACTCGTTTCCATCGGGATCGTTAACCCAAAACTTATCTTGGAGAGCATAACAACATGTTGTATTAATTTCTTCGAGTTGAGGCTCAATCCCGACTTCTAAAAGTCTATTTTTATGAGCCATAACCTCTGCTGAACTTTCTACTTGAATGCCAAAGTGTCCAACTTGATTTCCGCTTACTTCGTCTTGAAGATTAAGCGTAAAGTTTAATCCCGGTGATTCAAGCAGGTACTTTGCATAACCTGGCTTTATTTTTACTGGATCAGCTCCAAATAATTTGCTATAAAACTCGATCGATTTCTCCAGGTTTGTTACGTTAAGACCAACATGTGCATATTTCATTTTAATTTCCTCCTAATTTTATAAATAATTTTTTAATATAACCGCTTACGAGCGTATCATGTGGCTGTTTCAGCTTCCAATTGATCATTGTTGTCTCTGGGCAACACCTCCTTAATAGCCACATGCGCAACAATGATTTATTTGCAATTTGCAAGTATTGGATTTTAATTAGAGAGCAAGAAATCTTGCTCAAAGTAATGATTTACAACAAACAGTTGATTTGGACATGGCGTCATTTAAAAGTTGGATCGATTTAATCACCATATCTCGTTCAAACTCACTCATATTCGAAAATACTTCGTCGAGATATTGTTTCATATCTGCGTCAATCTTTGCAGCAACATAATTGCCTTGCGTAGTTAGGGATAATTGGTATACACGTCTGTCTTCAGGAAGTGGCGACTTTTTAACCAGTTCCATCTTTACTAGCGTTTGAACTTGCCGGCTAAAAGTGGTTATATCCATCCCCAGAGTATCGGCAACTTGTTGCATTGAAGGTCTGTTGTAGCGAAGGATTTCATAAAGAATATGGCTCTGTACAAGGGATATATCCTCTCCTCCAATTCGACAGCAATTTTTATTTAAAAGTCCGAATCGTCTTGTCATGATTTGAAACAACTCTCGAACATCTTCCATAATTTTCACCTCTGATTTATTTATATACTAATTAATTGCAATTTGCAACTTCTTTATCTTTAAAAATTGGAAAAATTTTAGGAAATGCTGATAAGCCACATTAAATGGGGATTCAAATGAAATTTGAAACAAGGCTGGCTTGTGTGACTTATCATGAATCGATTTTAAATATCCATAACTAGGAGGGCATTGAGGACCGAATCCCCATATTAGAAGAAAATCAGAAAGGATATAGTTGAAAAGAACTTGCCTCGTTTAAGAGGTAACGAAAAAATTTCAATGAGAGGGTACTGTTTTATTCAACATTGTGAAAAGTTTCGCTTAAACTAACGGGTGCTTTAGCTGAAGAAGCCAAAAAGGACTTAAATGATCCTTTTTTTTCGAGGCTGATTGGTTATATGTAGAAGTACTTGGAACTGATTGGGATCCTGAAATTAGCGCATTATTTCCTTTAGAACATCGAACTGACGGCAATTTAACTCAGTTTGAAGTTACTTGAAGAAGCTTTAAATTTAGGGAAGAAGAAAATGATGATGCCAATTTCCCTCCAAGACGTTGAGATATTAAATAGCATCGGTATTATTTATAACGAAACAAACCAGTATGAACTTTCAATCAAAACGTATGAGAAGGCAATAAAACACCTAAAGGACATTGTTGATGTTCCTGATAGAAAAGTAGAAATCAGAATTTACTATGGATTAGCAAAATCTCTTTTTAAGAATGGTAATTTTATTGAGTCTATGAAATTCTGCAATAAAGGTATAAACCTATGTCTCAATGAAGATTTGTTATATCTTTTAGGGGAACTTAATTATGAACTAGGACAGAACTATCATGCTTTAAAACAAAATGACCATGCACGTAAACATTTTTCAACGTCGCTCCAATTGTTCCAATTATCTGAACGATCAACTTTTATAGAAGTGATTGAAAAGAGAATTTCTTCACTAGACAATTAGGTATAATACTTCTTTATTTTGTTTAAATGTAGGCAATACATATCGAATCAACAAAGGTACTCTTAACACAATGAAAGCTTTTCCTCCACTAAGGCACCAGTACAAATTGATGTCTTAATGACTCTAAAGAAGTCCAAAAATAACTATGATTATATTTTTGGCGAGATAGTAAGGAACTAGTGCCACTTACAGATGCCTTGTGTAAATTTATACGTTTTTTGAGATCATACCGTCATTTTTAAGGCAAAAAGATAATGATAGTATTTGAGTGTAGTAGAACAACGACTACTAATCCAAATACGATCGTATCAGACATGGTAAATATTTGGAAGAATTGTTGTTACTAAGAGAGGAATTGTCGCTGACTTAACTTGGCTACTTGTGTTCGACATCTACAAACAGTAAAAATTCAGTTTAAAGGATGTTTTTAATGAAAATTTTAGCTCCAATATTAATCATTGCGTTCATTCTTAGTCTTTTTTTACACAAATACTTAGATTTAGGGAAATATCCATTCGTAAAGAAGATTTCAATTGGTTTAATATGTACTTTATTGATTGGTGCTTTGGCTATTGTGTTTACCAATATAAGTTTTGGTAAAGAAAATGTAGGATGGCATGTTAAATATATGGACTACGACAGAATGCATATGTATTCCACAGGCAAATCTCAAAAAATTGCATTAATAGATAGCGGTGTGTCTGATTTTCAAATAAGTAATAAGTATGACAACTCCATTGCTTTAGTAGGGAGTGAGCAAGATAATAACGGGCACGGAACAATGATGTTCTCCATTCTGAAAGGGTATGATGAGGAGATTATTGGAATTTCCCCGGATGCTGAAGTTATTTCGATTAAAGTAATGGATTCAGAAGAAAAAATAAATCCTGTGACCATGGTAAAGGCAATTGAAGAAGCAATTAAGCTTAAAAGCACTGTTATTAATATAAGCATCGGCAGTCATAAATTTAATCAAGAAATTTCTGATGTGATTGATGTTGCCTTAAACCAAGGCATTACAGTTGTTGCGTCTTCAGGCGATTATTCTAATGGCGACATGATGTTTCCGGCCAATAAACCTGGAGTAATCTCTGTTGGTTCTTTATCGGCTAATGGAAGTGTATCTGATTTTACCAATGCGCCTAATGACACAACAATTAATGCTCCCGGTGATGAAATAAAAATCATTCTCCCTAACAAAAAAGTAGAATCGAATTCTGGAACGTCTCAATCAACAGTAATCATTTCTGGATATGTTTCATTGTTAAAAGATTATGCGGCGCAGGAAAAAATTAAGTTACCAAATGAAAAAATCATCGAGTTATTATCAAAAATTAATAACAAAAAAACGAATTATGCGAAGGCTTTTTCTAGCTTACATAATTAATTGCAGTTCAATGAGGCATCCTACGGGGTGCTTTTTCAATTAATTGGAGTCGAAATAGGAATCCATATTACATGATGAAACTATTACTACTGACAGGATCGAAGCCCATGGGCAGTTACGTTCTACCCTGGCTGATATAATAAGACCAAAATAAATAAGGTCAACCAGAAATTTAGCATACTGGCCAACCTTATAATATGAACGAGCAGGTTAACTAAGGATTAATTGTTGATGTGCTTACACACCTCGCTACTATAGATAAGAATCCGATTGTGAAAGAAGTAATCCTATTACCCACAAACTATTTTATAGACTCCAGAAGACTATTGATGGAGCGATTTAGTTCATTTATGTTAGCACCTTCTACAGTCGCATCTTTAAGGTTATATTTCTTTTTTAGTTGAATAATTCTCTCTATACTTTCATTTACTCTTTGTACTGAAATTTCCCCATTTTGAACGGCAGTTTTTAGAGAGGAAACAATTTTCACAACATTATTATAGTCATGCCCTACTAAAATAATATCGCTTCCTGCCTTTACTGATTCCACCGCTGCTTTGCCAATATCAAAATGTTCGGTAATGGCCCCCATTGTCATATCGTCCGTTATGGTAACTCCCGTGAAACCAAGTTGTTTTCTAAGAAGATCCGTCATGACAGCTTTTGACATGGACGCTGGATTAGTTTGATCTAATTGAGGCAATAAGATATGGGCAACCATCACAACATCAGCTCCATGATCAATCGCACGTTCAAACGGAATTAACTCTAGTTTCTTAAGCTCTTCAAGACTCTTATTTACAATCGGGAGCTCCAGATGGGAATCAACCGATGTATCTCCGTGACCGGGAAAATGCTTAACGGTAGAGATGATGTTTTGCGATTGAATTCCTTTCATCGTTTGAATCCCAAGTTCACTTACTACTTCCGGATTATCTCCAAAGGATCGATCACCGATTACGGGGTTATTGGGATTGCTGTTAATATCAAGAACAGGAGCAAAATCGAGATTTAAACCAAACTCATTTACTTCCTGACCTAAAAGTGTTCCAACTTTATAAGAAAACTGAGGATTATTTACCTTTCCAATCTGTGTATTTGGAGGAAAGTTTACAAGACCACCTGGCAATCTTGTTACTCTTCCGCCCTCTTGGTCAGTGCCTAAAAAAAGCGGTAGATTCGAACTATTTCCCTTTTTCAGTTGGTTTATAAGTTGAACGGTTTGTGCAGGGGTTTCTAAATTATTTTTGTAAAAAATAATTCCTCCGACATGGTATTGGCTTAGTAACTTTTTTGTGTTTGTATCCATCGTGGTTCCGGAAATTCCAGCAAGAATCATTTGGCCAATTTTATCTTCTAAGCTCATTTTAGAAATGACTTCTGAAATAGTTTGATTTTCTTGTTGGATGGGTGCCTTTTCAAGCTGCGTTAGAAGTGAGATATGGTCAACTTTAGGATTTGGCGCCTGCTCTGTTTTTATTGGTAAAACCCACAATAAATCAGTAGAAGTCGTTGCATGATAGACAAGGATCATTTGGTTATGAGTTGAATCTTTATAGTATCGAATGGCATCGGGTTCTCCACCATATTTCTTAATTTCATTTAAAGAAATATTTTGTAGTTCTGAATCATAAGATCGGATATCAATCACAGTATTATTGGTATAGCCGATTGAAGCGTGATGACTTTCGTATTCCTCATACCTGCCTTTTGCAGTCTCCGAAATATGATCTGATTTTCCCCACTCTTGATTTACTTCTTTCCATTCTGTTTTGCCGGAAATGAAGGAAATGTTCGGAACCTTACCATCCTTAGACAAGGAAAACGTTTCTTTTACCAATCTCTTAAGACTTGAGGTCTGATCCTTGTTCGAATCCACTATATTCTTATCGGGAGGATTAGTTATAATGGAGCGATCTTTCACTGGCGTCTGTTCGCTATGATTTGCTTTGATTGCATAATAAGCTCCAATGATTATAGCCAACACTAGAAGTAGAATTGTCAAAACAAGTAACTTATTCCGAGAATTCCTTTGTCTTTTCATCTCCAGTTCCCCTTTCTATTCTAGTATTTATCATAAAAAAGGATGAAACCATTATGATTTCATCCTCTATTTAAGCGTCAATTATAAAGTTTGCACCTTATAACGAAACTCGTTTTCAATAGTCGATCCTTTTTTATTTCATATTGTATCACCATTGTCTTCCCGGATCGTTTGACATATTATTAAAGGTCCCCTTAGGGTAAAGTACGGAATAGTGGTCCATTACCGGGTTCTGATGGCTATTCGAAGGCTGAGGAAATACTAACAAGATCTTGTATTCCGAACTTGCAATATATCCTATAATTTCCTCACCATTACTTTTTACATCATATGCCGGAGTTCCATATACTTTCTTCACCATAGAAAGTGATAATTCATTTAATTTCTTATCAAAGGATCTCGCCTCAAAAATACGCTCCCCTTTGTTGAAACCAAATACCACATTGTGTTTCGAAAATACAGCATAATTCCCTTTAGCACTAGGCACCCAATCAACCTTATCCGGATCTCCTAGCTTTTTCTCTGCGTCTTCTATAACAGTAGTTTTAACAGGAAACTCTGAATTTATGATTTTCCCTTGCTTTGCCAATTGCATGATAGTAGAGAGAAGCTGTCGCTGAATACCCTCATTAGATGATGAAGCAGCGGAATTGTCATTCGATGCTGGGGCATGGCTGGTATTGTCTTGTCCTGCATTGCTTTGTGATGCTTGGCCTGTATTATCTTGTTTTCCATTGCTTTGTGATGCTTGGCTTGTATTGTCTTGTTCTGTATTGCTTTGTGATGCTTGGTTTGTATTGTCTTGTTCTGCATTGCTTTGTGATGCTTCATCTTGAGTTGTTTTATCTACTGTCGAAGTAGAACTGTTTGTGCTGCTGTTATTATTTGGGCTAACCTCTGAACTTTCTTGTTTAATGGTGCTTGAGCAACCTACCATAATTGTAAGAAATACAGCTAAAGCGGCACATAATGCCGAACTTTTTTTAAATCCTGTAATCATAATAATTCGCCTCTTATTGTATTTACTTGCATATCCTAATGTCCCAGTAATGGTCTTTTTTTCAGAGAATAATCTTAGCATGTTGATCATAGTCTGACCGTATTTTTTGACTTCTTCTGTCTTTAAAGTTTGGAGGACAGCCGCATCACAAGCGATTTCACAATCTTGTTTTACCTGGTTAAGTGAAAACCAGATTAAGGGATTGAACCAATGTATGGCTTTAACAAACATAAGCAAGGTGTTTACCGCTAAATCCTGGTTCTTAATATGAGTTAATTCATGGCTGAACACAAACCTAAACTCTTCCGGGGTTAATTTGTCTATAAGGTCCTTTGGGATTAAAATTTTAGGACGGATCATCCCGTAAACTGCAGGTGATTTCGAGAAATTGCTATAAATAATTTTTACCTTCGAATTTATGTTAAGCCTTGATTTTTCTGCTTCAAGAATTTCAATAACGTCTTCTCTATGACAGATTGAACACTTTTTCAATTTAGCTATCATCAAAATATTTACGCAAAGCATATACAGTAAGGCTGTTGAAACACCTATTACCCACAGCATTGCTGCCGTATCATAATTAAAAATAGCTCCTTTAATACCTGGGTCAGCTAATGCCTTGCTATCTTCTTTAGACGGTGCATTTTCGGTTTTAATCGTACTGGTTGATAGTATATTAGGAACATATTGCTCTGCTATAAGATGAGTATCAAGTTTCTTCTGCTCATTTGGAATAAAATTCAGCAAGCTTATATGACTTTGAATGCCTATTGGCAGTATTAGCCTAAGGACAAGCATAATCCATATATAATAATGAAGCCTTGCGCTAAGCCTTTGTCTAAAAATAGCCTTAATAGCAAGTATTCCTAAAGCTAAAATACTACCCATAAGTGACAGTAATAAGACTTCTTTAAATACTGCAGATAAAACCATGCATCAATACCTGCCTTTTACTCGTTAATTTTTTCATCAAGCAATCTTTGAAGTTCTTCTAATTCCTTTTCAGAAATCTCCTCATCCTTAATAAAATTGGCGAGCATAAGGTGGAGAGAACCATCGTATACCTTTTGGATAAACGACCTTGTTTCTTCCAGTATGCAGTCTCTTTTATCCACCAATGGATAAAACTCATACTGAGGCATCTCCTTATTCACACCTAATGCTCCTTTTTTTACCAGTCTGCTTATTAAGGAATGAATGGTTTTCGGGCTCCATGTCTTGATAGAACTTACTGCCTCTATAATCTTCGCAGATGTTAATGGAGCTTCCTCCCATAGAACCTTCATGACGATCCACTCTGCATCAGATATTTTGCAATCCGCTTTCTTCAACTTACTTCACCATCCTACAAGTGTAATCTGAACTTCAGACTACACTTGTAGGATGACATTGTCAACATATTTTTCCCGGAAAAAAATACACAAAAAAATGGTGCTTTTCTTTAGGAAGAAAGCACCTTGGACGAAAAAGTTCACAAATAGTCCCTATGAAGGACAAATTTGCTTTCTACTATAAAAATGTACTCAAGCAAGCTTCAAGAGCGCTTGGATAAAGTCCTTTCTTTAAAGGATTATGATGTTAATAATGTATCGGCCGGAAGAGAATATATTGAATCTTACGTGAGCTTCTTCCATTTTGCTGAAGGGGAAGAAGAGGGGCATTTAAACCGGTCATACTGAACAGAGCAAAGAGGATGCACATGCAGGGATCAACACGCTAGTGCAGATGTAAGTAAACAAATCCACGTGGAAGACAGCCAAAAGGGAGCTGGTACGTTACCGTTAATCCCATGTAGTGTCGCAGCCATCCTCTTTGTGACAACGCTAATCTTTGCGATTGCCTATCATCGGGAGCATTCAAAATAAGGAAATACCCCTAGTACTTGATACAAATCAAGTACTTTTTTTCTGAACAATGCTAAGTTACATCTAAAATGGAGGGAATTCCAATGGATAAAAAAAGGATTCTAGTGGTAGATGATGAGGAAAATGTATCCGATTTACTTGAATTGTACTTAAAGGCAGAAGATTTTGAAGTACAGACAGCAGCGGATGGTGTGAGCGCATTGACACTGGCCCATCATTTTAAGCCGGATTTAATCATCCTTGATATCATGCTTCCCTTTAAAGATGGCTGGCAAGTAGCAAAGGAACTAAGGCTGACGATGAATACACCGATTATGATGCTTTCTGCAAAGGGAGAAGAGTCCGATAAAATCCTTGGATTAACAATTGGAGGAGATGACTATGTCACGAAACCGTTCTCTCCGGGAGAAGTTGTCGCTAGAATTAAGGCCATTTTGCGAAGGTCGCAACCAGATGAACAGGCTAACAATCGACTGGAATTTCCCAACCTTGTGATTGATATGGAAAAGTATGAAATTGTCGTAGATGGAGCAAAAATCGTAAGCACGCCTAAAGAAGTAGAACTGTTATGGCTCCTTGCTAGCCATCCTGGCAAAGTATTTATTCGAGAACATTTGTTGGATAAAGTTTGGGGATATGCGTATCTTGGGGATTCTCGCACAGTTGATACCCATATGAAACGGCTGCGGCGAAAGATTGAGAGTGGACAGCCTTATACGTATCTGCAAACGGTATGGGGAGTGGGCTATAAATTTGAGGTGGTACGTAATGAAGAAAAGCCTCTTTAGTAAGCTTCTGAAAACCTATGTGATTGTGACTCTTCTTAGCATTGTCGTCGTTAGCTTTTTTTTCTACCTTTTTTTTAAAAGCTATTATTTTGGTGTAAAAGAACAGCAAATGATTGCCCAAGGTGAGAAAATGGCCGGTAGTGTAAGTCCATATATCATGAATCAAGACTTTACACGAAGTAATGAAATTATCCATTATTATAATAAAATAAATAGCTCACAAATGTGGATCGTGAATAAGGACGGAAAACTGATTAACGGCTTGGAGGGACAGAAGAATTTCAATCATTTACACCCGAGAACGAATCAATTAGAGCGGGCACTTAAAGGGGAAGTTGTTGCGAATCAAGGGACGGTAAAATATGTTGAGGGTCCTGTCCTTACAGTCGCCGTACCGATCTATGCGGGGAGTCAGGTGACCGGAGCTGTTTTTGTCTGTAATCCCCTTTCCGAGATTACAGATAGTATAATTCAGACCTTGGAAATCGTGATGTTTGCCGGAATTATTTCGATTGTCATCGTGGCGGTTGTAAGTTTTTTTATCTCTCAGTCGATTACCCAACCTATTAAGGAAATAACGAAGAGCTCGTTGGAAATGATCAAAGGGAATTTTACAAAACAAGCGAAAGTACATTCATCCGATGAAATAGGGGTATTAGCCGGAACCTTCAATGAGATGATGAGGACACTTGATACATCACTAAGGGATCTGGAACATGAGAAGAATAAAATGGCGGCAATGGAAAGAATGCAAAGAGAATTTGTCGCAAATGCCTCTCATGAACTTCGAACCCCTTTGACATCAGTCCGCGGATATCT belongs to Neobacillus sp. OS1-2 and includes:
- a CDS encoding ArsI/CadI family heavy metal resistance metalloenzyme, which gives rise to MKYAHVGLNVTNLEKSIEFYSKLFGADPVKIKPGYAKYLLESPGLNFTLNLQDEVSGNQVGHFGIQVESSAEVMAHKNRLLEVGIEPQLEEINTTCCYALQDKFWVNDPDGNEWEFFYTKANMEEINSNDSACCWTEPKTDKVECCSTDAQDKNTASCC
- a CDS encoding MarR family transcriptional regulator — protein: MEDVRELFQIMTRRFGLLNKNCCRIGGEDISLVQSHILYEILRYNRPSMQQVADTLGMDITTFSRQVQTLVKMELVKKSPLPEDRRVYQLSLTTQGNYVAAKIDADMKQYLDEVFSNMSEFERDMVIKSIQLLNDAMSKSTVCCKSLL
- a CDS encoding S8 family serine peptidase: MKILAPILIIAFILSLFLHKYLDLGKYPFVKKISIGLICTLLIGALAIVFTNISFGKENVGWHVKYMDYDRMHMYSTGKSQKIALIDSGVSDFQISNKYDNSIALVGSEQDNNGHGTMMFSILKGYDEEIIGISPDAEVISIKVMDSEEKINPVTMVKAIEEAIKLKSTVINISIGSHKFNQEISDVIDVALNQGITVVASSGDYSNGDMMFPANKPGVISVGSLSANGSVSDFTNAPNDTTINAPGDEIKIILPNKKVESNSGTSQSTVIISGYVSLLKDYAAQEKIKLPNEKIIELLSKINNKKTNYAKAFSSLHN
- the nagZ gene encoding beta-N-acetylhexosaminidase, translated to MKRQRNSRNKLLVLTILLLVLAIIIGAYYAIKANHSEQTPVKDRSIITNPPDKNIVDSNKDQTSSLKRLVKETFSLSKDGKVPNISFISGKTEWKEVNQEWGKSDHISETAKGRYEEYESHHASIGYTNNTVIDIRSYDSELQNISLNEIKKYGGEPDAIRYYKDSTHNQMILVYHATTSTDLLWVLPIKTEQAPNPKVDHISLLTQLEKAPIQQENQTISEVISKMSLEDKIGQMILAGISGTTMDTNTKKLLSQYHVGGIIFYKNNLETPAQTVQLINQLKKGNSSNLPLFLGTDQEGGRVTRLPGGLVNFPPNTQIGKVNNPQFSYKVGTLLGQEVNEFGLNLDFAPVLDINSNPNNPVIGDRSFGDNPEVVSELGIQTMKGIQSQNIISTVKHFPGHGDTSVDSHLELPIVNKSLEELKKLELIPFERAIDHGADVVMVAHILLPQLDQTNPASMSKAVMTDLLRKQLGFTGVTITDDMTMGAITEHFDIGKAAVESVKAGSDIILVGHDYNNVVKIVSSLKTAVQNGEISVQRVNESIERIIQLKKKYNLKDATVEGANINELNRSINSLLESIK
- a CDS encoding M56 family metallopeptidase, with product MVLSAVFKEVLLLSLMGSILALGILAIKAIFRQRLSARLHYYIWIMLVLRLILPIGIQSHISLLNFIPNEQKKLDTHLIAEQYVPNILSTSTIKTENAPSKEDSKALADPGIKGAIFNYDTAAMLWVIGVSTALLYMLCVNILMIAKLKKCSICHREDVIEILEAEKSRLNINSKVKIIYSNFSKSPAVYGMIRPKILIPKDLIDKLTPEEFRFVFSHELTHIKNQDLAVNTLLMFVKAIHWFNPLIWFSLNQVKQDCEIACDAAVLQTLKTEEVKKYGQTMINMLRLFSEKKTITGTLGYASKYNKRRIIMITGFKKSSALCAALAVFLTIMVGCSSTIKQESSEVSPNNNSSTNSSTSTVDKTTQDEASQSNAEQDNTNQASQSNTEQDNTSQASQSNGKQDNTGQASQSNAGQDNTSHAPASNDNSAASSSNEGIQRQLLSTIMQLAKQGKIINSEFPVKTTVIEDAEKKLGDPDKVDWVPSAKGNYAVFSKHNVVFGFNKGERIFEARSFDKKLNELSLSMVKKVYGTPAYDVKSNGEEIIGYIASSEYKILLVFPQPSNSHQNPVMDHYSVLYPKGTFNNMSNDPGRQW
- a CDS encoding BlaI/MecI/CopY family transcriptional regulator — translated: MKKADCKISDAEWIVMKVLWEEAPLTSAKIIEAVSSIKTWSPKTIHSLISRLVKKGALGVNKEMPQYEFYPLVDKRDCILEETRSFIQKVYDGSLHLMLANFIKDEEISEKELEELQRLLDEKINE
- a CDS encoding DUF6448 family protein, with the translated sequence MYSSKLQERLDKVLSLKDYDVNNVSAGREYIESYVSFFHFAEGEEEGHLNRSY
- a CDS encoding response regulator transcription factor, encoding MDKKRILVVDDEENVSDLLELYLKAEDFEVQTAADGVSALTLAHHFKPDLIILDIMLPFKDGWQVAKELRLTMNTPIMMLSAKGEESDKILGLTIGGDDYVTKPFSPGEVVARIKAILRRSQPDEQANNRLEFPNLVIDMEKYEIVVDGAKIVSTPKEVELLWLLASHPGKVFIREHLLDKVWGYAYLGDSRTVDTHMKRLRRKIESGQPYTYLQTVWGVGYKFEVVRNEEKPL
- a CDS encoding ATP-binding protein — encoded protein: MKKSLFSKLLKTYVIVTLLSIVVVSFFFYLFFKSYYFGVKEQQMIAQGEKMAGSVSPYIMNQDFTRSNEIIHYYNKINSSQMWIVNKDGKLINGLEGQKNFNHLHPRTNQLERALKGEVVANQGTVKYVEGPVLTVAVPIYAGSQVTGAVFVCNPLSEITDSIIQTLEIVMFAGIISIVIVAVVSFFISQSITQPIKEITKSSLEMIKGNFTKQAKVHSSDEIGVLAGTFNEMMRTLDTSLRDLEHEKNKMAAMERMQREFVANASHELRTPLTSVRGYLEALLDGMVTSEEQENRYLRITLKETLRLQRLVNGLLDLSKMESGQMKFHKKELHLSEMIDRIVINLESLAEDRALSLRSAVPEYVPAVLGDEDLIEQVLINYITNAIRFTPEGGEITVKIVIHEDEVHVHVIDTGVGIPPGELPQVWKRFYKINSVSPSSKEGAGLGLSLVKEIMDRLDGKVWAESTPNQGSIFSFSLKRISLLEF